A section of the Chitinivibrionales bacterium genome encodes:
- a CDS encoding ATP-dependent Clp protease proteolytic subunit, which yields MNEKENSLSNDLRKMLVGSEIEEQMMKRREIFLWGDINDESAASVVQKIIYFDGQSNEDITLFINSPGGMISSGLAIYDVMQYAKSDIRTVCMGLAASMGAVVLCAGAKGKRQSWENARIMIHQPLIAGNFFGPASEIKIQAEEMLKVRERLNEILAEHSGQTLKKIEEDTDRDYFMSAEEAVKYGLIDTIVKKL from the coding sequence ATGAATGAAAAAGAGAATTCGCTGTCAAACGATCTGAGAAAAATGCTGGTCGGCAGCGAAATCGAAGAACAGATGATGAAGCGCAGGGAAATATTCCTGTGGGGCGACATCAACGACGAATCGGCGGCCTCCGTGGTGCAGAAGATCATCTATTTCGACGGCCAGAGCAACGAGGACATCACCCTGTTCATCAACAGCCCCGGCGGCATGATAAGCTCGGGGCTCGCCATCTATGACGTCATGCAGTATGCGAAATCCGACATCAGAACGGTGTGCATGGGGCTGGCCGCGAGCATGGGCGCCGTCGTACTGTGCGCCGGCGCAAAGGGAAAACGCCAGAGCTGGGAAAACGCCCGCATCATGATCCATCAGCCGCTTATCGCCGGCAATTTTTTCGGCCCGGCTTCGGAAATCAAAATACAGGCCGAGGAAATGCTGAAGGTGCGTGAACGGCTCAATGAGATATTGGCCGAGCATTCGGGCCAGACGCTCAAAAAGATAGAGGAGGACACCGACCGGGACTATTTCATGTCGGCGGAAGAGGCTGTGAAATACGGCCTTATCGACACCATTGTAAAAAAATTATAA